In Solanum pennellii chromosome 3, SPENNV200, a single window of DNA contains:
- the LOC107015208 gene encoding protein NRT1/ PTR FAMILY 4.6, producing the protein MDHEQGFTMWEGYVDWRNRAAIKECHGGAVAASFVLVVEILENLAYLANASNLVLYLSKFMNFSPSASANIVTNFMGTSFFLALLGGLSSDFFSTYYIYIISATIEFMGLLMLTLQACIPSLRQPICASVNRNAPCKEVGGGHIAMLFSGLYLVALGVGGIKGSLPSHGAEQFDENTPQGRKHRSSFFNYYIFCLACGALIAVTLVVWIEDNKGWQWGFGISTVAILSSIAIFLLGSRTYRIKVPTGSPMTTIFKVLVAAFSNSLFPKNSIDNVLDTRETPQYTTEISAEEGHGDRNTEIQTEMKDLKFIAKATVENATYPSLQCTVKQVQDVKIVVQVVPIFMSTVMLNCCLAQLSTFSVQQAATMNTYIGALKVPPASLPIFPVIFTMILAPVYNHMIIPFARAVTKSEMGITHLQRIGTGLFLSVVAMAVAALVEMKRKRVAEQSGLMNSTEPLPITFLWVALQYLFLGSADLFSLAGLMEFFFTEAPLSMRSLTTALSWASLAMGYYLSSVIVSIVNHITGRFQQTPWLYGSNLNHYHLERFYWLMCILSGLNFFHYLLWATRYKYRSTKPDDERDELDNTPSSDVQMLKTKRNKRQGSK; encoded by the exons ATG GATCATGAGCAGGGTTTCACCATGTGGGAAGGCTATGTGGACTGGAGAAACAGGGCAGCCATTAAAGAATGTCATGGTGGAGCTGTTGCTGCCTCCTTTGTATTGG TGGTGGAGATTTTGGAGAACTTAGCATACCTGGCAAATGCGAGCAATCTAGTCCTTTATTTATCGAAGTTCATGAATTTTTCTCCATCTGCTTCAGCCAACATAGTTACAAACTTTATGGGAACTTCTTTCTTCCTTGCTCTACTTGGCGGACTCTCATCTGATTTCTTCTCCACCTATTACATCTATATCATAAGTGCAACAATTGAATTTATG GGACTATTGATGCTGACATTGCAAGCTTGCATACCTTCCCTGAGGCAGCCCATCTGTGCATCAGTAAACAGAAACGCCCCATGCAAAGAAGTAGGTGGTGGCCACATAGCAATGTTATTTTCTGGCCTCTACCTGGTGGCCTTGGGTGTTGGAGGGATAAAAGGTTCACTTCCTTCACATGGAGCGGAGCAATTCGATGAGAATACGCCACAAGGAAGGAAGCACAGATCTAGCTTTTTCAATTATTACATCTTCTGTCTTGCTTGTGGAGCACTGATTGCAGTGACATTAGTAGTGTGGATAGAAGATAATAAAGGCTGGCAGTGGGGCTTCGGTATCTCAACCGTAGCTATATTGAGCTCAATTGCCATTTTCCTCCTCGGATCTAGGACTTACAGGATCAAAGTTCCCACAGGAAGCCCAATGACAACCATTTTTAAG GTTCTTGTAGCGGCATTTTCCAACTCTCTATTCCCTAAGAACTCTATTGATAATGTGTTAGACACGAGGGAAACCCCCCAATATACAACTGAGATTAGTGCGGAAGAAGGACATGGAGATCGAAACACAGAAATTCAAACTGAAATGAAGGACCTCAAATTCATTGCTAAAGCAACAGTGGAGAACGCTACCTATCCATCACTGCAATGCACAGTCAAACAAGTACAAGACGTGAAAATAGTCGTCCAGGTCGTGCCAATATTTATGTCTACCGTTATGCTTAACTGTTGCCTTGCTCAGCTTTCCACATTTTCTGTACAACAAGCAGCCACTATGAACACATATATTGGAGCTCTAAAAGTTCCACCAGCTTCTCTTCCAATATTTCCAGTCATATTCACAATGATACTGGCACCTGTATATAACCATATGATAATCCCCTTTGCCAGGGCAGTGACTAAGAGCGAAATGGGCATTACTCATCTACAACGGATTGGAACCGGGCTATTCCTATCAGTTGTAGCCATGGCTGTTGCAGCTCTGGTGGAGATGAAGCGGAAGAGGGTTGCCGAACAATCTGGATTAATGAATTCAACTGAACCACTGCCTATCACATTTCTTTGGGTAGCATTGCAGTATCTGTTCCTGGGATCAGCTGATCTCTTCAGCTTAGCTGGCCTAATGGAATTCTTCTTCACTGAGGCCCCTTTAAGCATGAGGTCATTGACAACAGCACTCTCTTGGGCATCACTAGCCATGGGTTATTACCTTAGCTCGGTGATTGTATCAATAGTAAACCATATAACTGGTAGATTTCAGCAAACACCTTGGCTCTACGGGAGTAATTTGAATCATTATCACCTTGAAAGGTTTTATTGGCTAATGTGCATATTAAGTGGATTAAATTTCTTCCATTATCTTCTATGGGCCACTCGCTACAAATACAGATCAACAAAGCCTGATGACGAGAGAGACGAACTTGATAACACACCATCAAGTGATGTTCAAATgctaaaaacaaaaagaaataagaggCAGGGATCTAAGTAG
- the LOC107015164 gene encoding uncharacterized protein LOC107015164 produces the protein MAAATTSYLSNLEHGFSSKPRFRRPLIPSNTAPRILAMAPKKKVNKFDDNWKKQWFGAGLFYEGSEQVEVDVFKKLEKRKVLSTVEKAGLLSKAEELGFTLSSIEKLGLFSKAEELGLLSLLEKSASFSPAALASAALPILVAAILTIVFIPDDTVGLVAAQAVLAGALGLTAVGLFVGSVVLDGLQEAD, from the exons ATGGCGGCTGCAACAACTTCTTACCTGAGTAACTTGGAGCATGGCTTTAGTTCCAAGCCCCGATTTCGCCGCCCCTTAATTCCCTCCAATACCGCTCCGCGAATATTGGCCATGGCTCCTAAAAAGAAG GTGAACAAGTTTGATGACAATTGGAAAAAGCAATGGTTTGGAGCGGGACTATTCTACGAGGGCAGCGAACAAGTGGAAGTTGATGTGTTCAAAAAATTGGAGAAGCGAAAAGTTTTGAGCACTGTGGAGAAAGCTGGCCTTCTATCGAAGGCCGAAGAACTAGGATTTACACTCTCATCCATAGAGAAATTAGGGCTATTTTCAAAGGCCGAAGAACTCGGGCTGCTCAGTTTGCTGGAGAAGTCAGCTAGTTTCTCTCCTGCTGCTTTGGCATCGGCAGCCCTTCCAATTCTAGTGGCAGCTATTTTGACAATCGTGTTCATCCCCGATGATACCGTGGGTCTTGTGGCGGCCCAGGCTGTTTTGGCTGGAGCCCTCGGGTTGACTGCAGTCGGATTGTTTGTTGGGTCAGTGGTTTTGGATGGATTGCAGGAAGCTGATTGA
- the LOC107014814 gene encoding homeobox-leucine zipper protein HAT5-like — MMAPGILYGGSSNFDGVFTQKQRDVFSSSTAPKGHLGSLFAPASSANFLGSSSMVSFCGVNGGKRSFFDSFDQDDNEADELGEYLHQAEKKRRLTDNQVQFLEKSFGEENKLEPERKVQLAKELGLQPRQIAIWFQNRRARWKTKQLEKDYDELRNRYDTLKSNYNNLLKEKEDLRTEVFRLTGKLFIKEKGNGQLDLRDEHKHSNALAKETVVDPMSNVPALVVKHQQEDLSSAKSDVFDSESPRYTGRMHPSVIDQDDSARVFETDQSDSSQDDDENFSKNMLSTANLVGKDADDDYPATSSNLSYFGFPVEDQGFGFWTY, encoded by the exons ATGATGGCTCCAGGGATTCTCTACGGTGGTTCTTCTAATTTCGATGGCGTTTTTACTCAAAAACAGAGAGATGTGTTTTCTTCATCTACTGCACCAAAAGGGCATCTTGGTTCCCTTTTTGCCCCTGCCTCTTCTGCTAATTTCTTGG GATCCAGTTCTATGGTGAGTTTTTGCGGTGTTAATGGAGGGAAGAGATCATTCTTTGATTCGTTCGATCAGGATGACAATGAAGCTGATGAATTGGGGGAATATCTTCATCAAGCGGAGAAGAAGAGGCGACTTACTGACAACCAAGTTCAGTTTCTTGAGAAGAGTTTTGGGGAAGAGAACAAACTTGAACCAGAAAGAAAAGTTCAGCTTGCTAAAGAACTTGGTCTGCAGCCTCGGCAAATTGCAATTTGGTTTCAGAATCGTCGTGCACGATGGAAGACTAAGCAGCTCGAGAAAGATTATGATGAATTGAGGAATAGATACGACACTCtgaaatcaaattacaataatcTTCTCAAGGAAAAAGAAGATCTTCGAACTGAA GTTTTCCGTCTCACCGGTAAGCTGTTTATCAAAGAGAAAGGAAATGGGCAATTGGATTTGCGCGATGAACACAAACACTCCAATGCATTGGCAAAAGAAACCGTGGTTGATCCAATGTCCAATGTACCAGCTCTGGTTGTTAAGCACCAGCAGGAAGATTTAAGCTCTGCTAAGAGTGATGTTTTCGACTCAGAAAGCCCACGTTACACCGGTAGAATGCATCCCTCAGTCATAGATCAGGATGATTCTGCCCGCGTATTTGAAACTGATCAGTCGGATTCATCTCAGGATGACGATGAAAACTTCAGCAAGAATATGCTTTCTACTGCCAACCTAGTTGGCAAAGACGCGGATGATGATTATCCCGCGACATCATCAAATTTGAGTTACTTTGGATTTCCAGTTGAAGACCAAGGTTTTGGTTTCTGGActtattaa
- the LOC114076376 gene encoding probable polygalacturonase At1g80170, which produces MVIMKMLISIFVALLLPSLIFSAPDFPVFNVVDYGAVGDGLTDATNAFIKTWEATCTSSFSSPIMYVPSENTFLLHPIKLEGPCVSASVTVEINGNITAPREPSRWRCYDKRCDKWIHFKHANGLTVRGNGTINGRGYNWWNVNDRLRPTAFEISHSENISLTGLSFIDSPRMHVHFAKSKSARVTNITIDAPGESPNTDGIHVSGSRDVFIDYCQIGTGDDCISIVDGCSHLNISNIICGPGHGISIGSLGKHGSNDNVEDIFVSDVLFISSTNGARIKTWQGGKGHASNIIFERIRTQDSYNPIIIDQFYCDGEYCTEHDSAVKVSNVTFRHVHGTSQGEFAVKLDCSASIPCTGIVLEDIDIRSRYEDQARAYTSNVQGIVMGLTIPQTHF; this is translated from the exons ATGGTCATTATGAAGATGCTAATCTCAATCTTTGTTGCTTTGCTTCTGCCTTCACTGATTTTTTCAGCTCCAGATTTTCCAGTCTTTAATGTTGTTGATTATGGTGCAGTTGGTGATGGCTTAACCGATGCAACCAAT GCTTTCATCAAAACATGGGAAGCAACGTGTACATCATCGTTTTCTTCTCCGATAATGTACGTTCCTTCTGAAAATACGTTCTTGCTTCATCCTATAAAATTGGAGGGCCCTTGCGTATCAGCAAGCGTCACTGTTGAG ATAAATGGAAATATAACTGCACCAAGAGAACCTTCGAGATGGAGGTGTTACGACAAACGTTGTGATAAGTGGATCCATTTTAAACATGCCAACGGCCTTACAGTACGTGGGAATGGAACAATTAATGGTCGTGGATACAATTGGTGGAATGTAAAT GACCGCCTGAGACCAACT GCTTTTGAAATTTCACATTCAGAAAACATCAGTCTAACGGGACTGAGCTTTATCGATAGCCCTCGCATGCATGTTCATTTTGCGAAATCGAAATCTGCTAGAGTCACAAACATAACCATTGATGCACCAGGAGAAAGTCCTAATACTGACGGTATTCATGTTTCAGGCAGCAGAGATGTTTTCATTGATTACTGTCAAATTGGAACTG GAGATGATTGTATCTCAATTGTTGATGGATGTTCCCATCTGAATATCAGCAACATAATATGCGGACCAGGACATGGTATAAG TATTGGAAGTCTAGGCAAGCATGGATCTAATGACAATGTTGAAGACATTTTTGTTAGTGATGTCTTGTTCATAAGTTCTACAAATGGTGCTCGAATTAAGACATGGCAG GGAGGCAAAGGTCATGCTAGTAACATAATTTTCGAGAGAATAAGGACGCAAGATTCGTATAACCCTATTATTATCGATCAATTCTATTGTGATGGGGAATACTGTACAGAACAT GATTCAGCAGTAAAGGTTAGTAATGTTACTTTTAGACATGTACATGGAACATCCCAAGGGGAATTTGCTGTGAAGCTGGATTGCAGCGCGTCAATTCCCTGCACGGGTATAGTATTGGAGGACATAGATATCCGTTCACGTTATGAAGATCAGGCTAGAGCATATACGAGTAATGTACAAGGAATTGTTATGGGTCTAACCATTCCTCAAACTCACTTTTGA